The stretch of DNA AGACGGGTATGTTTGGAGCAAACGACCTACCCAAAGGTGAATTGCAAGGCGACATCCTACTCAATCTCGACTCAGAAACCTGGGGAAACTTCGTCGTAGGAAGTGCCGGAGGCATTGACGTGACGGCCACTCGCTGCTATCAAGAAGAACCCGTTGCTGCAGGCAGAACGGCATTAAAAATAACAATCAAAGGTCTGAAAGGCGGACACTCGGGTCTGGAGATACACGAAGGGCGTGCCAACGCCAACAAATTGATGGCTCGTGTGCTCACAAAGCTGATCGAAAATTGCGATGCCGAGGTGGCTACATGGCAGGGTGGAAATATGCGCAATGCCATTCCGTACAAAGCAGAGGCGGTGATCACATTGCCAGAATCACAAATAAAAAAGGCTAACGGTCTGTTGGCAGAACTGAAAGCCGTGCTCGAAACGGAGTATCGGTTTGTAGAAAACCAGATAGAACTTTTCTCCGAACCAGTGGAAACGCCCAAACGACAAATGGCAGCAGAGGATCGGAAGACGATTCTCAATGCTATTTATGGCTGTCACAATGGTGTGCTACGCATGATTCCAGCTATTCCAACAGTGGTAGAAACATCGTCTAACCTCGCTATCGTAGAATTGGAAGGCGGTAAGGCCAGTTTGAAGATCCTGGCACGTAGCTCCAGCGAAACGATGAAAGAGTATATCTGCGAGACTTTGAAGGGAACGCTCTCCCTTGCAGGCTTCGATATCGCGTTGAGCGGAAGCTATCAGGGCTGGGATCCTAACACCGACAGCGAGATTTTGCTGTTGCTGCAACATCTTTACAAAGAGCTCTTCCACGAAGACGCTGTGGTGAAGGTAGATCACGCAGGTTTGGAATGTTCTATCATATTGGGCAAGTATCCACATCTTGACGTTGTGTCGATGGGACCTACCATTCGGTCGCCTCATAGTACCAGCGAACGATGTCTTCACGAAACAGTCGAACCTTTCTGGAGACTGCTGAAAAAGGTGCTGGAAGAGGTTCCGGAGAAGAAGAAATAAAGCCTTGTTGCTCATCATGACCATGTTCAAGCAGGCTTGACATGACTTTATTTGGCTGGAACGAAAACATTTTTCTCTTTGAAAGGTAGAGAAGTCGGGATAAATACTCGACAGGGTGCCATACAATTGCAGTCTGCAACGAGTTCATCGCCCGACTTCTCCGCTTCTTTTTATCCTCATAGAGAAAATAAAAAACAGTCGTTCTGTTTTGATTTTTCTTTATACCTTATTATATATCCCATATTTTTTGAGTAACTTTGCACGGCAATAAAAATCAGCATTCATCCTATGGACGACTATCATTCGGAAAATCAGAAATCGTAAGTTGAGGATTGTGCTTCGCAGAGGCTAATCTTCACCTTATTTATTATTAGCGAAGATTAGCAATATGAAAACATACTGGAATACCAATTCTACTCTGAAGTCCATCAACGAATGGCAACCCAA from Prevotella sp. oral taxon 475 encodes:
- a CDS encoding aminoacyl-histidine dipeptidase, which codes for MSEIKKLNPENIWRNFYHLTRVPRPSGHLEKVKQFLLDFAKEAGVEAFVDQADNIVMRKPASPGMENRKTVTLQAHMDMVPQKSPDSQHNFETDPIETWIDKEWVRAKNTTLGADNGIGVAAIMAVMEAKDLKHGPVEGLITADEETGMFGANDLPKGELQGDILLNLDSETWGNFVVGSAGGIDVTATRCYQEEPVAAGRTALKITIKGLKGGHSGLEIHEGRANANKLMARVLTKLIENCDAEVATWQGGNMRNAIPYKAEAVITLPESQIKKANGLLAELKAVLETEYRFVENQIELFSEPVETPKRQMAAEDRKTILNAIYGCHNGVLRMIPAIPTVVETSSNLAIVELEGGKASLKILARSSSETMKEYICETLKGTLSLAGFDIALSGSYQGWDPNTDSEILLLLQHLYKELFHEDAVVKVDHAGLECSIILGKYPHLDVVSMGPTIRSPHSTSERCLHETVEPFWRLLKKVLEEVPEKKK